From a single Arachis hypogaea cultivar Tifrunner chromosome 3, arahy.Tifrunner.gnm2.J5K5, whole genome shotgun sequence genomic region:
- the LOC112733987 gene encoding paired amphipathic helix protein Sin3-like 3 isoform X3: MVSSRGEASGQPQVTIGNAVQKLTHDDAVKYLNTVKDAFHDKPKKYADFLKVMKDFKAQRTDTDGVVARVKKLFKGHRNLIVGFNTFLPKEHEIAVPLEDEQPQRNKPVDFVEAVNFVGKVKSQLQGDDSVYKSFLDILEMYRKKTKTISEVLLEVAALFRGHEDLLEEFIRFLPDKSYAMPAVVPMDVEKKESTMASHGDSGAEPFHDEHEKFDLCPMSSTCEDKSSLKSMCSQVDAFLEKVKEESRTPEVYQEFLKCLLFYSREIITRQELQSSVGDLLGKFPDLMDGFNDFLAQCEKNESLQNEGHGLKALKAEDMDIDQGVEKERDGESPITASCIETLFEKIVIGCKSIIKKVSCFTD; encoded by the exons ATGGTATCTTCTAGAGGAGAAGC CTCCGGGCAACCCCAGGTTACGATTGGTAATGCTGTTCAGAAACTGACCCATGATGATGCCGTAAAATACCTGAATACCGTGAAGGATGCGTTTCATGATAAGCCGAAAAAGTATGCTGACTTTTTAAAAGTAATGAAAGATTTCAAGGCTCAAAG AACTGATACAGATGGTGTCGTAGCAAGAGTGAAGAAGCTATTTAAAGGGCATAGAAATCTAATTGTAGGGTTTAACACCTTCTTGCCTAAGGAACATGAAATTGCAGTTCCATTGGAGGATGAACAACCTCAGCGGAATAAGCCTGTTGATTTTGTTGAAGCTGTAAATTTTGTGGGCAAGGTCAAG AGCCAGCTTCAAGGCGATGACAGTGTCTATAAGTCGTTTCTTGATATATTGGAGATGTACAGAAAGAAAACCAAGACTATATCTGAGGTTCTCTTAGAG GTTGCTGCACTTTTCCGTGGCCATGAAGATCTTCTTGAGGAGTTTATTCGTTTTCTTCCTGATAAGAGCTATGCAATGCCAGCTGTTGTACCAATGGATGTTGAGAAG AAAGAAAGTACCATGGCTTCTCATGGGGACTCTGGTGCTGAACCATTCCATGATGAACATGAAAAGTTTGACCTGTGCCCTATGTCATCTACTTGTGAAGATAAAAGCTCTTTGAAAA GTATGTGTAGTCAAGTCGATGCTTTCCTTGAAAAAGTCAAGGAGGAATCTCGAACTCCTGAGGTTTACCAGGAATTTTTGAAGTGTCTACTTTTCTACAGCAGGGAAATAATTACCCGACAAGAATTGCAGTCATCG GTGGGTGATTTGCTGGGGAAATTTCCAGATCTTATGGATGGATTTAATGATTTTTTGGCACAATGCGAGAAGAATG AGTCCTTGCAGAATGAAGGACATGGATTGAAAGCATTGAAGGCAGAGGACATGGATATAGATCAAGGGGTGGAAAAAGAAAGGGATGGAGAGTCACCAATTACTGCCTCATGCATCGAAACACTATTTGAAAAAATAGTCATAGGATGCAAAAGCATAATAAAAAAAGTTAGTTGCTTTACAGACTAG
- the LOC112733987 gene encoding paired amphipathic helix protein Sin3-like 3 isoform X1: MVICLQFGSGIVARGCYLDAYMSSQIKRPMVSSRGEASGQPQVTIGNAVQKLTHDDAVKYLNTVKDAFHDKPKKYADFLKVMKDFKAQRTDTDGVVARVKKLFKGHRNLIVGFNTFLPKEHEIAVPLEDEQPQRNKPVDFVEAVNFVGKVKSQLQGDDSVYKSFLDILEMYRKKTKTISEVLLEVAALFRGHEDLLEEFIRFLPDKSYAMPAVVPMDVEKKESTMASHGDSGAEPFHDEHEKFDLCPMSSTCEDKSSLKSMCSQVDAFLEKVKEESRTPEVYQEFLKCLLFYSREIITRQELQSSVGDLLGKFPDLMDGFNDFLAQCEKNESLQNEGHGLKALKAEDMDIDQGVEKERDGESPITASCIETLFEKIVIGCKSIIKKVSCFTD, encoded by the exons ATGGTGATCTGTTTGCAATTCGGGTCTGGAATTGTTGCTCGTGGTTGTTACTTGGATGCTTACATGAGTTCTCAGATCAAAAGACCAATGGTATCTTCTAGAGGAGAAGC CTCCGGGCAACCCCAGGTTACGATTGGTAATGCTGTTCAGAAACTGACCCATGATGATGCCGTAAAATACCTGAATACCGTGAAGGATGCGTTTCATGATAAGCCGAAAAAGTATGCTGACTTTTTAAAAGTAATGAAAGATTTCAAGGCTCAAAG AACTGATACAGATGGTGTCGTAGCAAGAGTGAAGAAGCTATTTAAAGGGCATAGAAATCTAATTGTAGGGTTTAACACCTTCTTGCCTAAGGAACATGAAATTGCAGTTCCATTGGAGGATGAACAACCTCAGCGGAATAAGCCTGTTGATTTTGTTGAAGCTGTAAATTTTGTGGGCAAGGTCAAG AGCCAGCTTCAAGGCGATGACAGTGTCTATAAGTCGTTTCTTGATATATTGGAGATGTACAGAAAGAAAACCAAGACTATATCTGAGGTTCTCTTAGAG GTTGCTGCACTTTTCCGTGGCCATGAAGATCTTCTTGAGGAGTTTATTCGTTTTCTTCCTGATAAGAGCTATGCAATGCCAGCTGTTGTACCAATGGATGTTGAGAAG AAAGAAAGTACCATGGCTTCTCATGGGGACTCTGGTGCTGAACCATTCCATGATGAACATGAAAAGTTTGACCTGTGCCCTATGTCATCTACTTGTGAAGATAAAAGCTCTTTGAAAA GTATGTGTAGTCAAGTCGATGCTTTCCTTGAAAAAGTCAAGGAGGAATCTCGAACTCCTGAGGTTTACCAGGAATTTTTGAAGTGTCTACTTTTCTACAGCAGGGAAATAATTACCCGACAAGAATTGCAGTCATCG GTGGGTGATTTGCTGGGGAAATTTCCAGATCTTATGGATGGATTTAATGATTTTTTGGCACAATGCGAGAAGAATG AGTCCTTGCAGAATGAAGGACATGGATTGAAAGCATTGAAGGCAGAGGACATGGATATAGATCAAGGGGTGGAAAAAGAAAGGGATGGAGAGTCACCAATTACTGCCTCATGCATCGAAACACTATTTGAAAAAATAGTCATAGGATGCAAAAGCATAATAAAAAAAGTTAGTTGCTTTACAGACTAG
- the LOC112733987 gene encoding paired amphipathic helix protein Sin3-like 3 isoform X2, with product MVICLQFGSGIVARGCYLDAYMSSQIKRPMVSSRGEASGQPQVTIGNAVQKLTHDDAVKYLNTVKDAFHDKPKKYADFLKVMKDFKAQRTDTDGVVARVKKLFKGHRNLIVGFNTFLPKEHEIAVPLEDEQPQRNKPVDFVEAVNFVGKVKSQLQGDDSVYKSFLDILEMYRKKTKTISEVLLEVAALFRGHEDLLEEFIRFLPDKSYAMPAVVPMDVEKKESTMASHGDSGAEPFHDEHEKFDLCPMSSTCEDKSSLKSMCSQVDAFLEKVKEESRTPEVYQEFLKCLLFYSREIITRQELQSSVGDLLGKFPDLMDGFNDFLAQCEKNESLQNEGHGLKALKAEDMDIDQGVEKERDGESPITASCIETLFEKIVIGCKSIIKKE from the exons ATGGTGATCTGTTTGCAATTCGGGTCTGGAATTGTTGCTCGTGGTTGTTACTTGGATGCTTACATGAGTTCTCAGATCAAAAGACCAATGGTATCTTCTAGAGGAGAAGC CTCCGGGCAACCCCAGGTTACGATTGGTAATGCTGTTCAGAAACTGACCCATGATGATGCCGTAAAATACCTGAATACCGTGAAGGATGCGTTTCATGATAAGCCGAAAAAGTATGCTGACTTTTTAAAAGTAATGAAAGATTTCAAGGCTCAAAG AACTGATACAGATGGTGTCGTAGCAAGAGTGAAGAAGCTATTTAAAGGGCATAGAAATCTAATTGTAGGGTTTAACACCTTCTTGCCTAAGGAACATGAAATTGCAGTTCCATTGGAGGATGAACAACCTCAGCGGAATAAGCCTGTTGATTTTGTTGAAGCTGTAAATTTTGTGGGCAAGGTCAAG AGCCAGCTTCAAGGCGATGACAGTGTCTATAAGTCGTTTCTTGATATATTGGAGATGTACAGAAAGAAAACCAAGACTATATCTGAGGTTCTCTTAGAG GTTGCTGCACTTTTCCGTGGCCATGAAGATCTTCTTGAGGAGTTTATTCGTTTTCTTCCTGATAAGAGCTATGCAATGCCAGCTGTTGTACCAATGGATGTTGAGAAG AAAGAAAGTACCATGGCTTCTCATGGGGACTCTGGTGCTGAACCATTCCATGATGAACATGAAAAGTTTGACCTGTGCCCTATGTCATCTACTTGTGAAGATAAAAGCTCTTTGAAAA GTATGTGTAGTCAAGTCGATGCTTTCCTTGAAAAAGTCAAGGAGGAATCTCGAACTCCTGAGGTTTACCAGGAATTTTTGAAGTGTCTACTTTTCTACAGCAGGGAAATAATTACCCGACAAGAATTGCAGTCATCG GTGGGTGATTTGCTGGGGAAATTTCCAGATCTTATGGATGGATTTAATGATTTTTTGGCACAATGCGAGAAGAATG AGTCCTTGCAGAATGAAGGACATGGATTGAAAGCATTGAAGGCAGAGGACATGGATATAGATCAAGGGGTGGAAAAAGAAAGGGATGGAGAGTCACCAATTACTGCCTCATGCATCGAAACACTATTTGAAAAAATAGTCATAGGATGCAAAAGCATAATAAAAAAA GAAtga
- the LOC112733989 gene encoding protein EARLY-RESPONSIVE TO DEHYDRATION 7, chloroplastic, which produces MDSFSQKPKPRNSHYPEVIDSNLEANSSFQKPNHQQQSSLYPSLDVDDLSDLVQTLFPRNDTRSSDGSVHSPSAPPAATEEVFIRIPGAILNLVDTHYSVELASGDFSIIRLRQGDSAVAVDACVADKIQWPLAKDETAVKVDDFHYFFSFRPPKGSESNSDSDEEDQRSRG; this is translated from the coding sequence ATGGATTCTTTCTCCCAAAAACCTAAACCCAGAAACTCTCACTACCCAGAAGTAATTGATTCCAACCTCGAAGCCAATTCGTCCTTCCAAAAACCTAATCATCAACAGCAGAGTTCTCTCTATCCTTCCCTTGACGTTGATGACCTCAGCGACCTTGTCCAAACCCTATTTCCCCGAAATGACACCAGAAGCAGCGATGGCAGTGTTCATTCGCCGTCTGCTCCACCGGCCGCTACCGAGGAGGTCTTCATCAGGATCCCCGGCGCCATCCTCAACCTCGTCGACACCCACTACAGCGTCGAGCTCGCTTCCGGCGACTTCTCCATCATCCGCCTCCGGCAGGGTGACAGCGCCGTCGCCGTTGACGCCTGCGTTGCCGACAAGATCCAATGGCCCCTCGCCAAGGACGAAACTGCCGTCAAGGTCGACGACTTTCACTACTTTTTCTCCTTCCGACCTCCCAAGGGCTCCGAATCCAATTCCGATTCCGACGAAGAAGATCAGCGTAGCCGCGGGTAA